Proteins found in one Dermacentor silvarum isolate Dsil-2018 chromosome 8, BIME_Dsil_1.4, whole genome shotgun sequence genomic segment:
- the LOC119461953 gene encoding uncharacterized protein LOC119461953, translated as MPSAPTVEHISRQAAARHLAQHRDSKNRGMNPFKVLTVALCAVLAMAGDIGGGGGSGGYGGGGGGYGGGGGGYGGGGFGGASFLGGFGGGGFGGGGGGFGGGGFGGAFSPCLRQPLISPFFYLSSGGGGGGGGASKTIVVSVSGGGGGGGAAPAPRPVTRYTAHIDRTPLPIKYKQGLVATGNGISLVEPIMVATQVPGPRISFPQGIPRPQQASVHVAEIQRVDGGGGGFGGGGGGFGGGGGGFGGGGFGGGGFGGGGFGGGGFGGGGFGGGGGGGYGGGGFGGGGFGGGLTGLGGGFGGGFGGGFGGGFGGGGGGGGGSVFPHPRVEVAEAVHKIPLGTAADTHKEGGGGGHGGGGDTAVLSVDVHHHGGGGGGGGGHGGGFGGGHGGGFGGGGGYGGGGHGGGGGGHGGAAFAAIPVKVVEVAGAAGGAGAVSGGGGGGGHHGGGWH; from the exons ATGCCAAGTGCCCCCACTGTTGAGCACATcagtcggcaagcagcagcgcgGCATCTGGCCCAGCACAGGGACTCGAAGAACCGCGGCATGAATCCCTTCAAG GTGCTCACGGTCGCCTTGTGTGCCGTCCTAGCGATGGCAGGCGACATCGGCGGAGGCGGAGGTAGTGGAGGCTACGGCGGAGGTGGCGGAGGCTACGGAGGAGGTGGTGGAGGCTACGGCGGGGGCGGCTTCGGAGGAGCCAGCTTCCTAGGTGGCTTCGGAGGCGGAggcttcggcggcggcggcggtggattCGGAGGCGGTGGATTTGGAG GCGCATTTTCCCCATGCCTCCGGCAACCCTTGATCAGCCCGTTTTTCTATCTTTCCTcaggcggtggcggcggcggtggcggcgctagCAAGACCATTGTGGTCTCCGTCagtggcggaggcggcggcggtggtgcaGCTCCTGCTCCCCGGCCCGTAACCCGCTACACTGCTCACATTGACCGAACGCCTTTGCCCATCAAGTACAAGCAGGGTCTCGTCGCCACCGGCAATGGCATCTCTCTTGTCGAGCCCATCATGGTCGCCACTCAAGTGCCGGGACCTAGGATCAGCTTCCCGCAAGGCATCCCCCGACCACAGCAAGCCAGTGTTCACGTCGCCGAGATCCAGAGGGTtgatggcggcggcggtggattcggaggcggcggcggtggattcggaggcggcggcggtggatTCGGCGGCGGAGGCTTTGGCGGTGGCGGATTCGGCGGCGGCGGATTCGGCGGCGGCGGATTCGGCGGTGGCGGATTCGGTGGAGGAGGCGGCGGCGGATACGGAGGCGGCGGATTCGGAGGTGGCGGATTCGGAGGTGGACTTACCGGTCTCGGTGGTGGCTTCGGAGGTGGTTTTGGTGGCGGATTCGGAGGCGGTTTCggaggtggcggcggcggtggcggcggaagTGTGTTCCCGCACCCCAGGGTTGAAGTAGCCGAAGCCGTGCACAAGATTCCGCTGGGCACAGCAGCCGATACGCATAAGGAAGGAGGCGGCGGAGGCCATGGAGGTGGCGGTGACACCGCTGTCTTAAGCGTCGACGTCCACCATCATGGCGGTGGTGGAGGCGGAGGCGGAGGACACGGGGGCGGATTCGGTGGTGGACATGGAGGTGGATTCGGTGGCGGCGGTGGCTATGGAGGCGGTGGACACGGCGGTGGTGGCGGAGGTCACGGAGGCGCTGCGTTTGCCGCCATCCCGGTGAAGGTGGTCGAAGTCGCCGGAGCCGCCGGCGGTGCCGGCGCTGTGtcaggcggaggaggaggaggcggacACCACGGAGGAGGATGGCATTAG